The Bacteroidales bacterium genome contains a region encoding:
- a CDS encoding NAD(P)/FAD-dependent oxidoreductase: MSENSYNTIIVGGGIAGLTSAAYLSRAGQKVLLVEKNRECGGLVNSFTRDGFYFDAGVRALEDAGIIFPMLKDMGIQLEVVKSPVSLGIENEILHIENIDSLIKYRELLVKFYPESKEEIDEVLKNIRKIMKHMDVLYGIDNPVFKDLKNDRAFLFKKLLPWLPKFITTVGKINRLNMPVEDYLGKFVKNQSLLDIISQHFFKNTPAFFAMSYFSLYLDYFYPKGGVGKLSEAMKNKVIEYGGEIKTEIKITEVNAEKCLVTDHNNISYKYENLIWAADLKTFYKVTETAGLAPKIKTKFEESKSLMLKNRGGDSVFTLFLGVDQPLESFRKIAHGHFFYTPSKVGLAEIHRKELDSMLRNFEKTDKEQILAWLDKFTRLNTYEISVPGLKDADLVPPGKTGLIISFLAEYDLFSKIQKAGWLDEFITELENRVLSVISDSVYPMLKDKIISRFSFSPLSIENRVGSSEGGITGWAFQKEMPVINKIQFSDRSVITPIPSIHQAGQWAYSPAGVPMSILTGKLAANRVLKQVKLLNPKSRK; this comes from the coding sequence ATGTCAGAGAACTCATATAATACGATAATTGTCGGAGGAGGAATTGCAGGATTGACTTCTGCAGCTTATCTCTCCCGTGCGGGACAAAAAGTATTACTCGTCGAAAAAAACAGGGAGTGCGGTGGACTTGTTAATTCATTCACACGTGATGGCTTTTATTTTGATGCCGGCGTAAGAGCCCTTGAGGATGCAGGTATTATTTTCCCGATGCTGAAAGACATGGGCATTCAGCTCGAAGTTGTAAAAAGTCCGGTTTCGCTTGGCATAGAAAATGAAATTTTACATATCGAAAATATAGACAGCTTAATAAAATACAGGGAACTCCTGGTAAAGTTTTACCCTGAAAGCAAGGAAGAGATTGATGAGGTTTTAAAAAATATAAGGAAGATAATGAAACACATGGATGTTCTTTATGGCATTGATAATCCGGTGTTTAAAGATTTAAAGAATGACAGGGCATTTCTTTTCAAAAAACTCTTGCCCTGGCTGCCTAAATTTATTACCACAGTCGGAAAGATAAACCGGCTTAATATGCCGGTTGAGGATTATTTAGGCAAATTTGTAAAAAATCAATCTCTCCTGGATATTATCTCACAGCATTTCTTCAAAAACACCCCTGCTTTTTTTGCGATGAGCTATTTTTCATTATATCTCGATTATTTCTATCCCAAAGGTGGCGTTGGAAAACTATCGGAAGCAATGAAAAACAAAGTAATTGAATATGGCGGCGAAATAAAGACAGAGATAAAAATTACTGAAGTTAATGCTGAAAAATGTCTTGTGACAGACCATAACAATATCTCGTATAAATATGAGAATCTGATATGGGCTGCTGATTTAAAAACATTCTATAAAGTAACTGAAACAGCAGGATTGGCTCCAAAAATCAAAACGAAATTCGAAGAATCAAAAAGCCTGATGCTGAAAAACCGTGGAGGCGATTCTGTGTTTACTCTGTTCCTTGGTGTGGATCAGCCTCTTGAGAGTTTCAGAAAAATTGCTCACGGACATTTCTTTTATACTCCTTCAAAAGTGGGTCTTGCTGAAATTCACAGGAAGGAGCTAGATTCCATGCTGAGGAATTTTGAAAAAACTGATAAAGAACAAATACTTGCCTGGCTCGATAAATTTACCAGATTAAATACTTACGAAATATCGGTGCCCGGACTAAAGGACGCCGATCTGGTACCTCCCGGCAAAACCGGCCTGATTATCAGTTTTCTTGCTGAATATGATTTATTCAGCAAAATTCAGAAAGCCGGCTGGCTTGATGAGTTCATAACAGAACTTGAGAATCGTGTTCTGAGTGTAATATCTGATTCTGTCTACCCGATGTTAAAAGACAAAATTATTTCACGATTTTCTTTTTCACCTCTGAGCATAGAAAACAGAGTTGGCAGTTCCGAAGGGGGTATAACTGGATGGGCTTTTCAAAAGGAGATGCCGGTGATTAACAAAATTCAGTTCTCCGATCGCTCAGTAATCACACCGATACCTTCAATTCATCAGGCCGGACAATGGGCTTATAGTCCTGCAGGTGTACCCATGTCAATTTTAACCGGGAAACTTGCTGCAAACAGGGTATTAAAACAAGTAAAATTGCTGAATCCAAAATCCCGAAAATGA
- a CDS encoding ABC transporter ATP-binding protein, protein MIQVRSVSKSFGNIEAVRDMSFSINKGEIFGILGPNGAGKSTIVNILNTLVKPDNGDVIIDGVNINNDGDTIKLIMGVVPQEIALYEELSAYENLMFWGGLYDIPKQVLVNNVNRTLEIVDLVNRKNDRIKTFSGGMKRRINIACSLLHNPRILVLDEPTVGVDPQNRNHIFEVIERLHNDGMTIIYTTHYLEEAERFCDKIAIIDVGRIIALGTLKELRKISDAKDLLTIKLADFNDSTLSIILTANPLIRFDSTTKTLEIDCENISNEISKMTNLIQDAGGVIERIYTRGTNLESIYLKLTGKELRD, encoded by the coding sequence ATGATACAAGTAAGATCTGTTTCGAAATCCTTTGGAAACATTGAAGCCGTAAGAGATATGAGCTTCAGTATCAATAAAGGGGAGATCTTTGGGATACTGGGACCAAACGGTGCCGGCAAATCAACAATTGTAAATATTCTGAACACTTTGGTTAAGCCCGATAATGGTGATGTTATTATTGACGGGGTCAACATTAATAATGATGGTGATACGATAAAGCTTATCATGGGTGTCGTCCCGCAGGAAATTGCCCTGTATGAGGAGCTTTCCGCTTACGAGAATCTGATGTTCTGGGGAGGTTTATATGATATCCCGAAACAGGTGCTTGTAAATAATGTCAACCGAACCCTTGAGATAGTGGATCTGGTAAACAGAAAAAATGACAGGATTAAGACCTTTTCAGGGGGAATGAAGCGCCGGATCAATATTGCCTGTTCCCTGCTGCATAATCCCAGGATCCTGGTTCTGGATGAGCCTACGGTAGGAGTCGATCCCCAGAACAGAAATCATATTTTTGAGGTCATAGAGAGATTGCATAATGATGGGATGACAATAATATACACAACTCATTATCTGGAAGAAGCCGAGCGGTTCTGTGATAAGATTGCCATTATTGATGTAGGCCGTATAATAGCTCTGGGCACACTTAAAGAGCTAAGGAAAATAAGTGATGCAAAAGACCTTCTGACAATAAAACTGGCAGACTTCAATGACAGTACTTTATCCATTATTCTGACAGCAAATCCATTGATCAGATTTGACAGTACCACAAAGACACTTGAAATAGACTGTGAGAATATCAGCAATGAAATTTCGAAGATGACTAACCTTATTCAGGATGCAGGCGGAGTAATCGAAAGAATTTATACACGCGGAACGAATCTGGAATCTATCTATCTGAAATTAACAGGGAAAGAACTAAGAGATTAA
- a CDS encoding ABC transporter permease, whose protein sequence is MFKLFKKDLTLFFHDQRSVILTFLLPVILITLFAFAYGSIGAYDGRSEPVGLLVSDLDQTTSSKEIINRIDSLEDIKTVVSDTVKSLDLVIKGKYAGALIIYKGFQDSLASGKAPQIELLYDRSREMEIGILQQNIIRSAMNDKKSAVGLKWTSVVGEKNDIKLGLIQAVAGTAILMLLFSVAGVGASILEEKENGTINRLLYSPLKVSSILYGKMLFAFFISLLQLTAMFLFAWLVFNLDLSINIPALILMIIATAFAVSGLGVFLAAIAKTRQQAQNLSTIIILIMSAIGGSMIPLFIMPVILQKIAFLSVNYWGIQGFYDIFWRNLPLEAILPKIFILSGIGILMTLSSILLFRKRIMKF, encoded by the coding sequence ATGTTTAAGCTATTCAAAAAAGACCTTACACTTTTTTTCCACGATCAGCGTTCTGTTATTCTGACATTTCTGCTACCTGTTATTCTGATAACCCTGTTTGCTTTCGCTTATGGCAGCATCGGTGCCTATGATGGCCGATCAGAGCCTGTTGGCTTGCTGGTTTCCGATCTTGACCAGACAACCTCTTCAAAAGAGATAATTAACAGGATAGATTCTCTCGAAGACATAAAAACTGTTGTGTCAGACACTGTGAAGTCTCTGGACCTGGTTATTAAAGGAAAGTATGCAGGAGCTTTAATAATTTACAAAGGTTTTCAGGATTCCCTGGCATCAGGGAAGGCACCTCAGATTGAACTGCTGTATGACAGGTCGCGGGAAATGGAAATCGGGATCCTGCAGCAGAATATAATCAGAAGTGCAATGAATGATAAAAAAAGTGCAGTAGGTCTGAAGTGGACATCAGTTGTGGGCGAAAAAAATGATATTAAACTTGGGTTGATACAGGCTGTTGCAGGCACTGCAATACTAATGCTGCTCTTCAGCGTTGCAGGTGTGGGAGCAAGCATACTTGAAGAAAAGGAGAACGGAACCATAAACAGATTGCTCTATTCACCGCTGAAGGTCAGTTCAATACTTTATGGGAAAATGCTGTTTGCATTTTTTATTTCACTATTGCAGCTCACTGCAATGTTCCTGTTTGCCTGGCTCGTCTTTAACCTTGATCTGAGCATCAACATTCCGGCGCTTATCCTGATGATAATTGCCACGGCTTTTGCCGTCTCCGGTCTAGGAGTCTTTCTGGCTGCCATTGCAAAAACACGTCAGCAGGCCCAGAATCTCAGCACAATAATTATTCTGATAATGTCGGCGATAGGAGGCAGTATGATCCCCCTGTTTATAATGCCGGTAATTCTTCAGAAGATTGCTTTCCTCAGTGTCAACTACTGGGGTATCCAGGGATTTTATGATATCTTCTGGAGGAACCTGCCATTGGAAGCAATTCTTCCAAAAATATTTATATTATCAGGCATCGGAATACTTATGACTTTGAGTTCTATTCTGTTGTTCAGGAAGAGGATAATGAAATTTTAA
- a CDS encoding glycoside hydrolase family 3 C-terminal domain-containing protein, with product MVAAFVSCTGGKDIKPQPVLGTRSVSIIEKRGLKFKDLNKNGNLDKYEDWRLTPEERSKDLLSKMSVEEKAGFMLINSLNMVGTRAAEASEGKLKASDLTEGGGRSQGGGEGGFGQNRNREGAPAGEQAGPPAGGRQGAAGGNGERIAAMGATGGGTKKVVTEFHNRHFILRSNESARITAEWANKLQELCESEPLGIPAIITSNPRNNITTNASLGTSVGTTVFSSWPGELGLSAMRDLPLTREFADIARQEWTAVGLRKGYMYMADLATEPRWSRVNGTFGENAEWVANMITQIVKGFQGDTLGTSSVALTTKHFPGGGSGDDGQDSHFDWGKKEVYPGGMFKNNLIPFQAAIDAGTSSIMPYYSLPSGTEFEEVGFAFNKGVITDVLRTQMGFKGIINSDTGPLTGMAWGVENLTKEERYKKAIEAGVNIFSGESDPAMLIHIIDTGMVDISYIDNSVLLLLKEKFTLGLFENPYVDVDNAEKIVNNDMFKERAALAQRKSIVLLRNEKDALPVKPKTKIYFESLQRNARGPVSEVPNVYLTNDNKYDVEFVDTPAKADALILWLQPVGNALFGSTGAPISLSLSKCGVDVPYVNKLTAKKPTVLVINYTNPWVINEVYNDKTKNIIGVLATFGTTSDALLDVITGKFNPSGKMPFSTPVSDEAVTNQKEDVPGYMEGEGYALFNYDEGLRYIK from the coding sequence ATGGTGGCAGCGTTTGTTTCGTGTACCGGTGGAAAAGATATTAAACCTCAGCCTGTACTGGGAACCAGGTCGGTTTCAATAATCGAAAAAAGAGGTCTTAAATTCAAAGATCTTAACAAAAATGGAAATCTCGACAAGTACGAGGACTGGAGATTGACTCCTGAAGAAAGAAGCAAGGATCTCCTGTCAAAAATGTCTGTTGAAGAAAAGGCCGGATTTATGCTTATTAACTCACTAAATATGGTGGGTACCAGGGCAGCTGAAGCATCGGAAGGAAAGCTGAAAGCCAGCGATCTGACAGAAGGCGGCGGCCGTTCACAGGGCGGTGGTGAAGGTGGCTTCGGACAGAACAGGAACAGAGAGGGAGCACCTGCAGGAGAACAGGCAGGACCACCGGCAGGAGGTCGTCAGGGAGCAGCAGGAGGAAATGGTGAACGAATTGCAGCCATGGGTGCCACAGGAGGTGGAACAAAAAAGGTAGTAACAGAATTTCATAACCGCCATTTTATTCTCAGGTCAAATGAAAGCGCCCGCATTACAGCTGAATGGGCAAACAAACTTCAGGAACTCTGCGAAAGCGAGCCTCTGGGGATCCCTGCAATTATTACATCAAATCCGCGAAATAATATAACAACCAATGCATCGCTCGGAACAAGTGTGGGAACAACAGTGTTCTCTTCCTGGCCGGGTGAACTTGGCCTGTCAGCAATGCGCGATCTTCCCCTTACCAGGGAGTTTGCAGATATAGCACGTCAGGAATGGACTGCAGTAGGACTTAGAAAAGGTTATATGTATATGGCTGACCTTGCTACCGAACCAAGATGGTCAAGAGTGAATGGCACCTTCGGCGAAAATGCAGAATGGGTTGCCAATATGATTACCCAGATTGTAAAAGGATTTCAGGGTGATACCCTTGGAACTTCATCAGTGGCACTAACAACAAAACACTTCCCGGGCGGAGGTTCAGGTGATGACGGACAGGATTCACACTTCGACTGGGGTAAAAAAGAAGTCTACCCGGGAGGAATGTTCAAAAACAACCTTATCCCCTTCCAGGCTGCGATAGATGCAGGGACTTCATCAATAATGCCGTACTATTCTCTTCCTTCAGGAACTGAATTTGAAGAAGTTGGATTTGCATTCAACAAAGGTGTAATAACCGACGTCCTCAGAACTCAGATGGGATTCAAAGGAATCATTAATTCAGATACAGGTCCTTTAACGGGAATGGCATGGGGAGTTGAGAACCTTACGAAAGAGGAACGCTACAAGAAAGCAATTGAGGCAGGCGTTAACATTTTTTCAGGCGAATCTGATCCTGCTATGCTGATCCACATTATCGATACCGGGATGGTAGATATCAGTTATATCGACAACTCAGTATTGCTTCTTTTAAAAGAAAAATTTACCCTTGGCCTATTTGAGAATCCATATGTTGATGTTGATAATGCAGAGAAGATTGTCAATAATGACATGTTCAAAGAAAGAGCCGCACTGGCTCAGCGCAAATCGATTGTCCTGCTCAGGAATGAGAAGGATGCACTGCCGGTGAAACCAAAAACAAAAATATATTTTGAGTCGCTTCAGAGAAATGCCAGGGGACCTGTATCAGAAGTCCCGAATGTTTATCTGACAAATGACAACAAATATGATGTTGAATTTGTAGATACACCTGCAAAAGCTGATGCACTCATACTCTGGCTTCAGCCGGTTGGAAATGCACTATTCGGATCCACAGGGGCACCTATCTCCCTATCACTTTCCAAATGCGGAGTTGACGTTCCTTATGTTAATAAATTAACAGCAAAAAAACCGACTGTGCTTGTAATTAATTACACCAATCCCTGGGTAATAAATGAAGTGTATAACGATAAGACAAAAAACATTATAGGGGTGCTTGCTACTTTCGGAACTACATCAGATGCCCTCCTTGATGTTATAACCGGCAAATTTAATCCATCAGGCAAAATGCCATTCTCAACGCCTGTATCAGATGAAGCTGTTACAAATCAGAAGGAAGATGTTCCGGGTTACATGGAAGGAGAAGGTTATGCTCTGTTCAATTATGACGAAGGATTAAGATATATTAAATAA
- a CDS encoding helix-turn-helix transcriptional regulator codes for MKELDLKFPTCPIRNVLGRFADKWSLLVLCNLQAHDKLRYTEIKKSIPDISQKMLTSTLKQLEQDHLVKRKAYAEIPPRVEYSLTELGLSLMPIIGQMIDWAQVHFEEVTK; via the coding sequence ATGAAAGAACTGGATCTGAAATTTCCGACATGTCCGATAAGAAATGTATTAGGCCGGTTTGCAGACAAATGGTCTTTACTGGTTTTATGCAACCTGCAAGCGCATGATAAGCTGAGATATACAGAAATAAAAAAATCCATCCCCGACATTTCACAAAAAATGCTGACAAGCACACTTAAACAGCTTGAACAGGATCATCTGGTGAAACGTAAAGCTTATGCTGAAATTCCTCCCCGGGTTGAGTATTCTCTTACAGAACTCGGATTAAGTCTGATGCCTATAATAGGGCAGATGATAGATTGGGCCCAGGTGCATTTTGAGGAGGTCACGAAATAA
- the acgM gene encoding radical SAM/SPASM domain protein, ACGX system, translating into MEYFAFQWHITDSCDQRCQHCYIFSENRHTELKEMSWEQIESVFKNCLDMCKKTNRLPYFYITGGDPILHSRFWDIMELFRSYNIPFTILGNPFHLNDEVCKKLKDHGCERYQLSIDGLRETHDAMRKKGSFDITIEKIKCLHKAGIRSAIMTTVSGINASEMPGIIDLVVENKVNVFAFARYAPTSFEKSTHLTPEKYRELLEICWQKFEQYKDSGTSFNLKDHLWTLFLHEKGLFRIPENLNEEVVYEGCNCANCHLTILPKGDVYACRRFESNIGNVFTENLYDIFLGERMDSYRDYSKFEKCSLCELKRFCRGCPAVTYGYTGDFYGTDPQCWKKIAS; encoded by the coding sequence ATGGAATATTTCGCTTTTCAGTGGCACATCACAGACAGTTGTGACCAGCGTTGTCAGCATTGCTATATCTTCTCGGAGAACAGGCATACAGAGCTGAAAGAAATGTCATGGGAACAGATTGAATCTGTTTTTAAAAACTGTCTGGATATGTGCAAAAAGACCAATCGGTTACCATATTTCTATATAACTGGTGGCGATCCGATACTGCACAGCCGTTTCTGGGACATAATGGAACTGTTCAGGTCATATAATATTCCTTTCACCATACTTGGAAACCCTTTTCACCTCAACGATGAAGTATGCAAAAAGTTGAAAGATCACGGTTGCGAGAGGTATCAGCTTTCTATTGACGGATTAAGGGAGACTCATGATGCAATGAGAAAAAAAGGTTCCTTCGACATAACAATAGAAAAAATAAAGTGCCTTCATAAAGCAGGGATCAGAAGTGCCATAATGACAACTGTTTCTGGAATCAACGCATCAGAAATGCCTGGTATTATCGACCTGGTTGTTGAAAATAAAGTCAATGTTTTTGCATTTGCCAGGTATGCACCAACCAGCTTTGAAAAAAGCACTCACCTGACACCCGAAAAGTACCGGGAACTGCTCGAAATTTGCTGGCAGAAGTTTGAACAATACAAAGATAGCGGAACAAGTTTCAACCTTAAAGATCATTTGTGGACTCTTTTTTTACATGAGAAGGGACTCTTCAGGATTCCTGAAAACCTTAATGAGGAAGTAGTCTATGAGGGCTGCAACTGTGCTAATTGTCACCTCACAATTCTTCCTAAAGGGGACGTTTATGCATGCCGGCGTTTTGAGAGCAATATCGGTAATGTATTCACTGAAAATTTATATGATATATTCCTCGGCGAAAGAATGGATTCATACAGGGATTACTCAAAGTTTGAGAAATGTTCTCTCTGCGAATTAAAAAGATTCTGCAGGGGCTGTCCTGCTGTAACCTACGGTTATACTGGTGATTTTTACGGTACAGATCCTCAATGCTGGAAAAAGATTGCCAGTTAA
- a CDS encoding zinc-binding dehydrogenase: protein MKAIVLYRSCSPEELKISEVPVPEVKQGWVLIKVKAFGLNRSELIMRAYEADAPYIKLPRIPGIECAGEIADPSDSNLIKGQRIVALMGGMGRSFDGSYAEYTLVPFRNVFRIETKIGWEELAAVPETYFTAWGSLFDSLQLKSEEILLIRGGSSALGLAAIQLAKSINAKVVATTRDKNKCELLTEQGADSVLIDDGSLKDQLLSLYVHGVHKVLELIGPATLKESTGLVRHHGIICSTGVLGGKGFLNNFDPIKDIPSGVYLTGFFSNYPTQVKIYDILEHLNKHKLHPVISKIFSLDEIGQAHSFMENNEANGKVIVRI, encoded by the coding sequence GTGAAAGCAATCGTTTTATACAGATCGTGTTCGCCAGAAGAACTAAAAATAAGTGAAGTTCCTGTCCCGGAAGTAAAACAGGGATGGGTGCTTATAAAAGTAAAAGCATTCGGACTGAATCGCTCAGAACTCATTATGCGGGCGTATGAAGCCGATGCACCATATATAAAACTGCCCCGTATCCCGGGAATTGAATGTGCCGGGGAAATTGCTGATCCTTCAGACAGTAATTTAATTAAAGGACAGAGGATTGTAGCTTTAATGGGGGGAATGGGCAGGAGCTTCGATGGGAGTTATGCGGAGTACACTCTGGTCCCATTCAGAAATGTATTCAGAATCGAGACAAAGATCGGATGGGAAGAACTGGCAGCCGTTCCTGAGACATATTTTACAGCCTGGGGATCACTGTTTGACAGTCTTCAGCTTAAGTCAGAAGAAATTCTTTTAATTCGGGGAGGGTCAAGTGCTCTTGGACTTGCAGCAATCCAGCTTGCCAAAAGCATTAATGCTAAAGTAGTTGCTACCACAAGGGATAAAAATAAATGTGAGCTTTTGACAGAACAGGGCGCAGACAGCGTATTGATCGATGATGGGAGTCTGAAAGATCAGCTCTTAAGTTTGTATGTGCATGGGGTACATAAAGTACTTGAATTGATCGGTCCGGCAACACTTAAAGAATCAACCGGACTGGTAAGGCATCATGGAATCATATGCTCCACCGGAGTATTGGGGGGAAAAGGATTTTTAAATAATTTTGACCCTATAAAAGATATTCCTTCCGGTGTTTATCTGACTGGCTTTTTCAGTAATTATCCCACGCAGGTTAAAATATATGATATATTAGAACATTTGAACAAACATAAACTCCATCCCGTTATCTCAAAAATATTTTCACTGGATGAGATTGGTCAGGCACATTCATTTATGGAAAATAACGAAGCTAACGGAAAAGTGATTGTCAGAATATAA
- a CDS encoding protein-ADP-ribose hydrolase, translating into MPALENIDKLLNYLLGEYHRYGKLIIPSDLIGRRQLMRTLMNLRTADPIPEELLKAQDKELQSQLFEKGIVEINQVIVSPIDKRIGLWQGDITRLKTDAIVNAANSKMLGCFVPLHSCIDNAIHSAAGIQLRLECNELMKTHGYPEPTGSAKITSGYNLPSNFVIHTVGPIIGSKGVTQKEEYQLADCYRSCLNLADRNNLKSVAFCCISTGEYRFPNQQAAEIAVTTVRDYFNSHHATGIEAVVFNVFKDPDYSIYFKLLQCKQK; encoded by the coding sequence ATGCCGGCACTGGAAAACATTGATAAACTGCTTAATTACCTACTAGGGGAATATCACAGATATGGTAAGTTGATTATCCCATCAGACCTGATTGGAAGAAGGCAACTTATGCGTACCCTTATGAATCTCCGGACAGCTGATCCGATACCAGAAGAACTACTTAAAGCTCAGGACAAGGAATTGCAATCTCAGCTTTTTGAAAAGGGGATAGTCGAAATAAACCAGGTTATTGTATCTCCTATCGACAAAAGGATCGGACTGTGGCAGGGAGATATTACAAGACTTAAAACTGATGCAATAGTAAATGCCGCAAACAGTAAGATGCTTGGATGTTTTGTGCCTTTGCATTCCTGCATAGATAATGCTATACATTCGGCAGCAGGGATTCAGTTAAGACTGGAATGTAATGAATTAATGAAAACTCATGGCTATCCTGAGCCAACCGGATCAGCAAAAATTACATCAGGGTACAATCTTCCGTCAAATTTTGTAATCCACACTGTCGGACCGATTATTGGCAGTAAAGGAGTGACTCAAAAGGAAGAATATCAGCTGGCTGACTGTTATCGGTCATGTCTGAACCTGGCTGATAGAAACAATCTGAAGAGTGTTGCTTTTTGCTGCATCTCCACAGGCGAATACAGGTTCCCGAATCAGCAGGCGGCAGAAATTGCAGTCACGACGGTCCGGGATTACTTTAATTCACACCATGCCACTGGAATTGAAGCTGTTGTTTTTAATGTGTTCAAAGATCCCGATTACTCTATCTACTTTAAACTTTTACAGTGCAAGCAAAAATGA
- a CDS encoding Sir2 silent information regulator family NAD-dependent deacetylase, with protein MNEGYNRRVEKAAKSIQKAEKLVIGAGSGLSSAAGIEYDGKRFSENFKPFIEKYGMKDLYTSSFYPFRTQEEKWAYWAKHISLNLFETPVKDLYLRLMELISSKDYFAITTNVEGQFRKAGVEDSRFFEVQGNYGYFQCERACHDKLYYNETVVIQMLSETIDCRIPSSLVPKCPVCGGHMEVNLRKDNYFVQDSKWYKSQDNYNEFISGTKGKSTVFIELGVGYNTPGIIRYPFEAMVHTNPDAILIRLNRDHFDGMAENIDSTVSFNEDMTTVVNDLKLP; from the coding sequence ATGAATGAAGGATATAACAGGAGAGTAGAAAAGGCAGCGAAGTCAATTCAAAAAGCAGAAAAGCTTGTGATTGGAGCTGGTTCAGGTCTCTCATCGGCTGCCGGGATAGAGTACGATGGAAAAAGGTTCTCGGAGAACTTTAAACCATTCATTGAAAAATACGGGATGAAGGATCTTTATACCTCCAGCTTTTATCCATTCAGAACCCAGGAAGAAAAATGGGCCTACTGGGCAAAACATATCAGCCTGAATCTGTTTGAAACACCTGTTAAGGACCTATACTTAAGGCTTATGGAGTTAATCTCCTCTAAAGACTACTTTGCTATCACAACAAACGTTGAAGGGCAGTTCAGGAAAGCAGGAGTTGAGGACTCTAGGTTCTTTGAGGTCCAGGGTAACTATGGATACTTCCAGTGTGAGAGGGCCTGCCATGATAAGTTGTATTACAATGAAACGGTTGTAATACAAATGCTTTCAGAGACTATAGATTGCAGGATTCCATCATCTCTCGTTCCAAAATGTCCGGTTTGCGGAGGACATATGGAAGTCAATCTTAGGAAGGATAATTATTTTGTTCAGGACAGTAAATGGTATAAATCACAGGATAACTATAATGAATTTATATCCGGTACGAAAGGTAAATCAACTGTATTTATTGAGCTTGGTGTTGGTTACAATACACCCGGAATAATACGGTACCCTTTTGAAGCCATGGTCCATACTAATCCTGATGCCATTCTTATCAGGCTTAACAGGGATCACTTTGATGGCATGGCAGAAAACATTGATTCGACAGTATCTTTCAATGAGGATATGACGACAGTCGTAAATGATTTAAAATTGCCCTGA
- a CDS encoding AraC family transcriptional regulator produces MDELLIIENFSQFNTHRGYKMLHPLANIVDFADSKPIKNARVHIDTYSVALKESVCGDIKYGGNYYDYQEGTLVFMAPGQVVGIDNDPENFHPKGRGLFFHPDLLRGTSLVRSIKEYTFFSYSSNEALHISDREKQLVNEVMNKIEYELNQPIDKHSKRLIVNNIELLLNYCMRFYDRQFITRSDVNKDILVRFENLLDDYLRSEKTQTIGLPTVKYCADQLHLSPNYFGDLIKKETGKSAIDHIQLKLIEIAKERVFDTSKSISEIAYELGFKHPQHFSRMFKNETGQTPNEYRSLN; encoded by the coding sequence ATGGATGAATTACTGATAATTGAGAACTTTTCTCAATTCAATACCCACAGAGGATACAAAATGCTTCATCCCCTGGCAAATATTGTTGATTTCGCCGACTCAAAACCAATCAAAAATGCAAGGGTGCATATTGATACTTACAGTGTTGCACTTAAAGAATCGGTTTGTGGAGACATAAAATATGGTGGTAATTATTACGATTACCAGGAAGGAACACTTGTATTCATGGCACCAGGTCAGGTGGTTGGCATTGACAATGATCCGGAGAATTTTCATCCCAAAGGCAGAGGTTTGTTCTTTCATCCCGATTTGTTAAGAGGAACCTCCCTTGTGCGCAGTATCAAGGAGTATACATTCTTTTCCTACAGTTCTAATGAAGCATTGCATATATCTGACCGGGAAAAGCAGTTGGTAAATGAGGTAATGAACAAGATAGAGTATGAATTAAATCAACCTATCGATAAGCATAGTAAAAGGCTGATTGTTAATAATATCGAGTTACTTCTCAATTACTGCATGAGATTCTACGACAGGCAGTTTATAACCCGCAGCGATGTAAATAAGGATATTCTTGTAAGGTTTGAAAACCTGCTTGATGATTATCTCAGATCTGAAAAGACTCAGACTATTGGTTTGCCAACAGTAAAATATTGTGCCGATCAGCTTCATCTTTCTCCGAATTATTTCGGTGATCTGATTAAAAAAGAGACCGGGAAAAGTGCCATTGACCACATTCAGCTGAAGCTTATAGAAATAGCCAAAGAAAGGGTTTTTGACACAAGTAAATCCATCAGTGAGATAGCCTATGAACTTGGATTTAAGCATCCCCAGCACTTCAGCCGTATGTTTAAGAATGAAACGGGACAGACACCGAATGAATACCGGTCGCTGAACTAG